GCGGCCCACTTGAGCGGCCGGAAAGTGGCCGCGCACGCGAGCAGCGACGACGCGATCCGCCTGGCCGTGCTGGCCGGCGTCGACACGATCGAACACGGCTACGGCGCCAGCGAGGCGACGTTCAGGCTGATGCTCGACCACAAGACCGCCTACGTGCCCACGTTGACGGCGCCGGAAGCCATCGGCGAATACTTCCAGCACCACGTGCGCGGCGGCACGCCGACGCCGGCCATGCAGCAGGCCGAGCGCGCGTTCCGCCTCGCGCGCAAGCTGGGCGTGACCATCGGCAACGGCAGCGACGTCGGCGTGTTCGCCCATGGCACGAACGAGCGCGAGCTGGAGTGGATGGTGCGCCTGGGCATGACCCCGACCGAAGCCCTGCGGGCCGCCACGGTCGTCGCCGCAACCATCCTCGACCGCAAGGACCTGGGCGCCATCCGCACCGGCATGCTGGCGGACGTCGTGGCCGTCGACGGAGACCCGACGGGCGATATCGCGGCACTGCGCAAGGTGGGCTTCGTCATGAAGGGCGGGACGGTCTACCGCAACCAGTAAACATCGGTCATTCACCAGGCCCCGATCTGGATATCTGTGGCGGCGTTGCGGTTTTCCACAATAGCCGACACAGATATTTTGCGTGATGATGACCGTGTTACTAATAGCGCATGACACCTTGCCATGAAAAAACCATTCTATAAAGTCCTTTATGTCCAGGTATTGTTTGCGATTATCGTGGGCGTCCTGTTAGGCATCTACGATCCGGGTATCGCAACCGCGATGAAGCCGCTGGGAGACGGCTTCGTCAAACTGATCAAGATGATCATTGCCCCGGTGATCTTCTGTACCGTCGTCGCCGGTATCGCCGGCATGCAAGACATGAAAAAGGTCGGCCGCGTCGGCGGCAAGGCCCTGATCTACTTCGAAGTCGTCTCGACCTTCGCACTGGCCATCGGCCTGATCGTCGCCAACGTGATCAAGCCGGGCGCCGGCTTCAATGTCAACGCGGCCACGCTGGACACCCACGCGATCGCCCAGTACACCGACAAGACCAAGTCGCTGAACACGGTCGACTTCCTGATGAACATCATCCCGAACACGTTCGTGGATGCGTTCGCCAAAGGGGAAATCCTGCAGGTGCTGCTGATCGCCATCCTGTTCGGCTTCGCGCTGTCGATGCTGGGTGAACGCGGCCGTCCGCTGACCCGCTTCATCGACGACATGTCGCACGCCATCTTCGGCGTCGTGAACATCATCATGAAAGCCGCCCCGATCGGTGCCTTCGGCGCCATGGCCTTCACCATCGGCAAATACGGCGTCAAGTCGCTGATCCCGCTGGCCTCGCTCGTCGGTTCGTTCTACCTGACCTGCTTCCTGTTCGTCGTGATCGTCCTCGGCGTCATCGCCCGCCTGACCGGCTTCTCGATCTTCCGCTACCTCGCCTATATCAAGGAAGAGCTGCTGATCGTGCTGGGCACGAGCTCGTCGGAAAGCGCCCTGCCGGCCCTGATGCGCAAGCTGGAAAAGATGGGCTGCCCGAAATCCGTCGTGGGCCTCGTCGTCCCGACCGGCTACTCGTTCAACCTGGACGGCACCAACATCTACATGACGATGGCCGCCCTGTTCGTCGCCCAGGCCACGAACACCGACCTGACGCTGTCGCAGGAACTCACGATCC
This genomic stretch from Massilia putida harbors:
- a CDS encoding dicarboxylate/amino acid:cation symporter, with protein sequence MKKPFYKVLYVQVLFAIIVGVLLGIYDPGIATAMKPLGDGFVKLIKMIIAPVIFCTVVAGIAGMQDMKKVGRVGGKALIYFEVVSTFALAIGLIVANVIKPGAGFNVNAATLDTHAIAQYTDKTKSLNTVDFLMNIIPNTFVDAFAKGEILQVLLIAILFGFALSMLGERGRPLTRFIDDMSHAIFGVVNIIMKAAPIGAFGAMAFTIGKYGVKSLIPLASLVGSFYLTCFLFVVIVLGVIARLTGFSIFRYLAYIKEELLIVLGTSSSESALPALMRKLEKMGCPKSVVGLVVPTGYSFNLDGTNIYMTMAALFVAQATNTDLTLSQELTILFVAMLTSKGASGITGAGFITLAATLAVVPTIPVAGMTLILGIDKFMSECRALTNIIGNGVASIVVSKWEGELDQERLTAELKNPSPDDVASDLHPVREAA